Proteins encoded within one genomic window of Pantoea eucalypti:
- a CDS encoding LysE family translocator, giving the protein MPDHTHFIAFGLIALAMVLTPGPNMIYLISRSVCQGRQAGLISLGGIAFAFVLYILCAALGITAFLFAIPYAYDLLRFSGVAYLLYLAWQSVKPGGRSTFAVTNLPIDSSKKLFIMGFITNVLNPKVAIMYLSLLPQFIQPAHGSVLTQSLELGSIQISISMVVNATIVMMAGTLAKFLSSRPAWLKAQRWIMGTVLAGLAVRIALESKK; this is encoded by the coding sequence ATGCCTGATCATACTCATTTTATAGCTTTTGGTTTGATTGCACTTGCAATGGTGTTAACTCCTGGCCCAAACATGATTTATCTGATCTCTCGGTCTGTATGCCAGGGAAGACAAGCCGGGCTGATATCTTTAGGTGGTATCGCTTTTGCGTTTGTTTTATACATACTCTGTGCGGCATTAGGAATAACAGCTTTCCTGTTTGCCATTCCTTATGCATATGATCTACTTCGTTTTTCCGGAGTTGCTTATCTTTTATATCTGGCCTGGCAATCAGTTAAACCTGGAGGCAGGTCTACTTTCGCTGTTACAAATTTACCCATAGATTCCTCAAAGAAACTCTTTATCATGGGTTTCATTACTAATGTATTAAATCCTAAAGTTGCCATTATGTATTTATCTTTATTGCCACAATTTATCCAGCCAGCGCACGGGAGTGTACTGACTCAGTCTCTGGAACTCGGAAGCATACAGATTTCTATCAGCATGGTAGTCAATGCTACTATTGTGATGATGGCAGGAACTTTAGCCAAATTTCTTTCAAGCCGACCTGCATGGCTTAAAGCGCAACGCTGGATAATGGGTACTGTGCTTGCAGGATTGGCAGTGAGAATTGCTCTGGAATCAAAAAAATAA